From the genome of Geoglobus ahangari, one region includes:
- a CDS encoding YkgJ family cysteine cluster protein gives MIELVPFRRYERWRCTHCGFCCEEYDVSLGYEDEKRLRRFGNVFRYGKIGVYLRKKNGRCIFRKDKCRIYRFRPIACRKYPFYFREEGGEDSKFEFMGRTVHVFVDPRCSGLGDGERIEEVISRILKQVR, from the coding sequence GTGATCGAGCTCGTACCTTTCAGGAGGTATGAGCGCTGGAGGTGCACCCACTGTGGCTTCTGCTGCGAGGAATATGACGTTTCTCTCGGCTATGAAGACGAGAAGAGGCTCAGAAGGTTCGGAAACGTGTTCAGGTATGGAAAGATAGGTGTGTACCTGAGAAAGAAGAACGGGAGGTGCATTTTCCGGAAGGACAAGTGCAGAATTTACAGGTTCAGGCCCATTGCGTGCAGGAAGTACCCGTTCTACTTCAGAGAAGAGGGTGGAGAGGACTCAAAATTTGAGTTTATGGGAAGGACCGTTCACGTGTTCGTTGATCCCAGATGCAGCGGTCTCGGCGATGGGGAGAGAATCGAGGAAGTAATTTCCAGAATTCTCAAACAGGTCAGGTGA
- a CDS encoding PspC domain-containing protein, producing MEKLFRSRSDRVIAGVCGGLARYFGVDATLIRLIFVVGALLKGVTILIYIILALIIPEEPEDGEEEERPAVEPEGGGETRRKLLAYLLILFGAFVFMEDLFPFWLSDEQIFAAILILIGIWILKGSGRE from the coding sequence ATGGAAAAACTCTTCAGGAGCAGGTCGGACAGGGTCATAGCCGGCGTGTGTGGTGGCCTTGCGAGGTATTTTGGGGTGGATGCAACCCTCATCAGGCTGATATTCGTCGTTGGAGCCCTCCTCAAGGGGGTCACGATTCTCATCTACATAATCCTCGCGCTCATCATCCCGGAAGAGCCCGAGGATGGCGAGGAAGAGGAGAGGCCTGCGGTGGAGCCCGAGGGTGGTGGTGAGACGAGGAGAAAGCTCCTCGCGTACCTGCTTATACTGTTCGGCGCCTTCGTTTTCATGGAGGATCTGTTCCCGTTCTGGCTCAGCGACGAGCAGATCTTCGCCGCGATACTGATCCTCATAGGAATCTGGATCCTGAAGGGTTCTGGCAGGGAGTAG
- a CDS encoding MinD/ParA family ATP-binding protein produces MIVGLHSFKGGSGKTFVALNAGYMLSQMGRTCIVEMDMRGPSMYTFFNGRRYVNELLNGRCGLEDCLVEVKENLDAIVASPEFSDIRDELVRKDVESIRALYRLQDVMSGLKEMGYEFVIIDNSPGLGYMSINSMFLSDIILFIARPERAELGGLEMLFKISRNIEKPKYVVLNRANTDVNIDFPVLARIPCSCDVVMNYPFFVEQNPDHPVTKAVEELVQNILSEFASS; encoded by the coding sequence ATGATAGTCGGACTGCACTCTTTCAAGGGAGGGAGTGGAAAAACGTTCGTCGCGCTGAACGCGGGCTACATGCTTTCGCAGATGGGCAGGACGTGTATAGTGGAGATGGACATGAGGGGACCGAGCATGTACACGTTCTTCAACGGTAGAAGGTACGTTAACGAGCTGCTCAATGGTAGGTGCGGTCTGGAGGACTGCTTGGTGGAGGTCAAGGAGAACCTCGACGCGATAGTCGCATCACCGGAGTTCAGCGACATAAGGGACGAGCTCGTCAGAAAGGATGTGGAGAGCATAAGGGCGCTTTACAGGCTGCAGGACGTGATGTCCGGTCTGAAAGAGATGGGATACGAGTTCGTGATCATAGACAACTCTCCGGGGCTGGGGTACATGAGCATAAACTCGATGTTCCTGAGCGACATCATACTTTTCATAGCCCGTCCGGAGAGGGCGGAACTCGGCGGGCTGGAGATGCTTTTTAAAATATCGAGGAACATAGAGAAACCGAAGTACGTGGTGCTCAACAGGGCAAACACGGATGTTAACATAGACTTTCCGGTTCTTGCCCGGATTCCGTGCAGTTGCGATGTGGTCATGAACTACCCGTTCTTCGTCGAGCAGAACCCGGATCATCCGGTTACAAAAGCTGTGGAGGAGCTGGTGCAGAACATTCTCTCCGAGTTTGCCAGCTCCTGA
- the fae gene encoding formaldehyde-activating enzyme has protein sequence MSHHDVLMAGEALVGEGNEVAHVDVLVGRRDGPVGYAFAMALGAPSAGHGGLTAIIAPNLAVKPPTVIVPTVTIKNMKQGEMIFGPAQKAVADAVADAVKEGIIPKDKVHEWCIVANVFIHPAAEDKKKVYQYNYEATKLAIERAVKALPTVDEIEEKRGGAVHPFA, from the coding sequence ATGAGCCACCACGATGTTTTGATGGCTGGTGAGGCCCTCGTCGGAGAGGGCAATGAGGTAGCGCATGTGGATGTTCTGGTTGGCAGGAGGGATGGACCGGTTGGCTACGCGTTTGCAATGGCCCTTGGCGCACCCTCAGCAGGGCATGGGGGATTGACAGCCATAATCGCCCCGAACCTTGCCGTCAAGCCTCCAACGGTCATAGTTCCGACAGTCACGATCAAGAACATGAAGCAGGGAGAGATGATATTCGGGCCCGCCCAGAAGGCGGTTGCGGATGCAGTTGCAGATGCTGTGAAGGAGGGCATAATCCCCAAGGACAAGGTTCACGAGTGGTGCATAGTCGCGAACGTGTTCATCCACCCAGCTGCTGAGGACAAGAAAAAGGTCTACCAGTACAACTATGAGGCGACCAAGCTTGCCATTGAAAGGGCTGTTAAAGCGCTGCCAACCGTTGACGAGATCGAGGAGAAGAGGGGAGGCGCGGTCCACCCGTTCGCGTAG
- a CDS encoding cohesin domain-containing protein produces the protein MMATAEAGEWNLVRLTDNTFDDYFPVPGMSSDGSKIVFLSDSDDNSYSYWDREVYIMDLETLETTRVTNNIYRDYQAAVSSDGSSITFIESIPVSDTDTIKKVYVVSKDDGWRQGDPLVTLTVDGAFIPFLSTSGEYLILFQRTGNDYDKIKTYRTVDGKLMGTYTLTYGLSGWPSQSSDKSKFVYVENVPYAGDPGKKRQRVHVALTSPPFTDTIVYQTASSTDVEEISSGLPAVSNDGKVVFYMESRHPAEGDAKKGVFIVDDKGIRLLTPTNGSVAVGISGDGSKVFYMERGKIYKINSDGSGKELVATMSDVFGFGNLAVNDDGSRVVFLTLQASEDDYEIYMLSREPAKAIPKIKIDLLPAFPSTTSVVVGSAKATHGDTVQIPVEIRNADKIGSMDIALAYPSQVLQFIDVIPGSLTQNSLLEHNVEDGRIRVGIVETNGISGDGSLFYMRFRVTGEPKQENMGNVMGMDTGIVGRIYPDMTEYFGKSGYSLVLEEFSVYDTDGSKINAIGINGTFSLVSEEEMNRGDVNGDGKITSVDALMALQMAVGKLEARGVADMDEDGKVTSKDAMEIMKVANQRMIEFAQKYMQQGGKIPSIGK, from the coding sequence ATGATGGCAACAGCAGAAGCGGGAGAGTGGAATCTTGTACGGCTTACCGACAACACCTTCGACGACTACTTCCCAGTCCCCGGAATGTCGAGCGATGGGAGCAAGATAGTGTTCTTATCAGACTCTGACGACAACAGTTACAGCTACTGGGACAGGGAGGTATATATAATGGATCTGGAGACCTTGGAAACGACAAGAGTGACCAACAACATATACCGGGACTATCAGGCCGCTGTCTCCTCTGACGGCAGCAGTATAACATTTATAGAGTCCATACCCGTGAGCGACACAGATACAATCAAAAAGGTGTACGTTGTCAGCAAAGATGACGGATGGAGGCAGGGTGACCCGCTGGTTACCCTGACAGTGGATGGGGCATTCATACCATTCCTCAGCACAAGTGGAGAATACCTCATACTCTTCCAGCGTACAGGAAACGATTACGACAAGATCAAAACATACCGCACCGTCGACGGGAAACTGATGGGCACATACACCCTCACCTACGGTCTCAGCGGATGGCCTTCCCAGTCATCCGACAAGTCAAAGTTCGTGTATGTGGAGAACGTCCCGTATGCAGGAGATCCGGGCAAGAAACGCCAGAGAGTGCATGTAGCCTTAACATCACCCCCATTCACGGACACAATAGTGTACCAAACAGCCAGCAGCACTGATGTTGAAGAAATCTCTTCTGGGCTACCTGCGGTGAGCAATGACGGGAAAGTTGTGTTTTATATGGAGTCCCGCCACCCAGCGGAGGGAGATGCCAAGAAGGGTGTGTTCATCGTGGATGATAAGGGGATAAGGCTGCTGACACCCACAAATGGCTCCGTAGCTGTGGGGATCAGTGGTGACGGATCAAAGGTTTTCTACATGGAAAGAGGCAAGATTTACAAAATCAACTCGGATGGAAGCGGAAAGGAGCTGGTGGCAACCATGAGTGATGTGTTCGGGTTCGGAAATCTCGCTGTGAACGATGACGGCAGCAGGGTCGTCTTTTTGACCTTGCAGGCCAGCGAAGATGATTATGAGATATACATGCTCTCGAGGGAGCCTGCAAAGGCCATACCCAAAATTAAGATAGACCTCCTCCCGGCGTTCCCCTCAACGACGAGCGTTGTTGTGGGATCTGCAAAGGCCACTCACGGCGATACTGTTCAGATTCCGGTGGAGATCAGGAACGCCGACAAGATCGGTAGCATGGACATAGCGCTTGCATATCCGTCTCAAGTCCTCCAGTTTATCGACGTCATTCCGGGATCACTGACACAGAACTCCCTGCTCGAGCACAACGTGGAGGATGGAAGGATACGGGTGGGTATCGTCGAGACCAACGGGATAAGCGGCGATGGTTCTCTCTTCTACATGAGGTTCAGAGTTACCGGAGAACCAAAGCAGGAGAACATGGGAAACGTCATGGGAATGGACACCGGAATAGTTGGAAGGATTTATCCAGACATGACGGAGTATTTCGGTAAAAGCGGGTACAGCCTCGTTCTCGAGGAGTTTTCAGTGTACGACACGGACGGCTCCAAGATTAACGCCATCGGAATAAACGGCACGTTCAGCCTTGTGAGCGAGGAAGAGATGAACAGGGGAGACGTGAATGGAGACGGGAAGATAACGAGCGTCGACGCGCTTATGGCGCTGCAAATGGCCGTGGGTAAGCTCGAGGCCAGAGGCGTGGCAGACATGGACGAGGACGGAAAGGTGACATCCAAGGACGCAATGGAGATCATGAAGGTTGCGAACCAGAGGATGATTGAGTTCGCCCAGAAGTACATGCAACAGGGGGGCAAGATCCCCTCGATCGGTAAGTGA
- a CDS encoding UPF0147 family protein — protein sequence MTEALDEVLETLDRIIHDDTVPRNVRRTASEIKEDLLAGGDIALKAASAISVLEELSSDPNLPMHVRTMIWNLVSNLERLSVQ from the coding sequence TTGACAGAGGCCTTAGATGAGGTGCTTGAGACTCTTGACAGAATTATCCACGATGACACCGTGCCAAGGAACGTTAGGAGGACGGCAAGTGAGATAAAGGAGGATCTGCTCGCTGGTGGAGATATTGCCCTGAAGGCGGCAAGCGCGATCTCCGTGCTTGAGGAACTCTCCTCAGATCCAAACCTGCCGATGCACGTCAGGACCATGATCTGGAACCTTGTGAGCAACCTTGAGAGACTTTCAGTCCAGTAA
- a CDS encoding helix-turn-helix domain-containing protein has product MEERERIVELLEKILQTLERIEEKLNGRPGRDLSGVDPFMLLELPDNLRTTAMALIKIGSGTASDVAEITGRSRAIESHYLNTLVKMGYARKRREERRVIYEI; this is encoded by the coding sequence GTGGAGGAGAGAGAGCGAATAGTCGAGCTGCTGGAAAAGATACTGCAGACTCTGGAGAGAATCGAGGAAAAGCTCAACGGGAGACCCGGGAGGGACCTATCTGGGGTCGACCCATTTATGCTGCTCGAGCTCCCGGACAACCTAAGAACCACGGCCATGGCCCTAATCAAGATCGGCAGCGGCACCGCTTCTGACGTGGCCGAGATTACGGGAAGGAGCAGGGCGATAGAGAGCCACTACCTGAACACACTTGTGAAGATGGGCTATGCGAGGAAAAGAAGAGAGGAGCGGAGGGTAATCTATGAAATCTGA
- a CDS encoding MFS transporter, with protein MKSETTGAVLVFSYGCYLLSFQNLGPVLVNFANAEGVDVFWLVNWIYVSHIAGIAFSAALLDRVVRRMELIKIMMVVLVLTVLAAAVDVRAAIVSGFLAGIIVVASGSFLARHVVPWNRGKVFAIGASLANFYYFLFLSGERLGHLVLLSTLPLLLVLLLPRFDFAYRSAHVNRDFVFYTVPVFTFYLLGGIMYGVMEPVFRENGISVHVLFYAFAILVAGYLYDRFGRKLTSIFGILFLTASFIMFPVYLQPSAYLIQLSYAFIDVFAMIIWADLSNFGSEARQYGLGMIIIASSIFFGFMLSRHVGYPVNTALSAILLTLSAFLIGTLREPLTSPEDYVRWLGRR; from the coding sequence ATGAAATCTGAGACTACCGGTGCTGTGCTCGTTTTTTCTTACGGCTGTTATCTGCTCTCCTTCCAGAACCTCGGTCCTGTTCTTGTGAATTTTGCGAACGCTGAAGGTGTTGACGTCTTCTGGCTCGTCAACTGGATTTACGTGTCCCATATTGCCGGTATCGCGTTTTCAGCAGCGCTTCTCGACAGGGTTGTCAGGAGAATGGAGCTGATAAAGATCATGATGGTGGTGCTCGTACTGACGGTGCTGGCCGCGGCTGTTGACGTTCGTGCCGCAATCGTTTCTGGGTTTCTCGCCGGAATAATTGTCGTTGCCAGCGGATCCTTTCTGGCGAGGCATGTGGTTCCGTGGAACAGGGGGAAGGTGTTCGCCATTGGAGCCTCTCTCGCCAACTTTTACTACTTCCTGTTCCTTTCCGGGGAAAGATTGGGCCATCTCGTCCTCCTCTCCACTCTCCCGCTCCTGCTCGTTCTCCTCCTGCCAAGGTTCGATTTTGCTTATCGAAGTGCTCACGTGAACCGGGACTTCGTCTTTTACACCGTCCCCGTCTTCACCTTTTACCTGCTCGGTGGCATCATGTACGGAGTGATGGAGCCCGTGTTCAGGGAGAACGGAATCAGCGTGCACGTTCTGTTCTACGCATTCGCAATCCTCGTTGCGGGATACCTGTACGACAGGTTCGGGAGGAAGCTGACATCCATCTTCGGGATCCTGTTTCTCACAGCCTCATTCATCATGTTTCCCGTTTACCTGCAACCATCCGCTTACCTCATTCAGCTCTCCTACGCGTTCATAGACGTGTTTGCCATGATAATCTGGGCTGATCTGAGCAACTTTGGGTCTGAGGCGAGGCAGTATGGACTCGGCATGATAATCATCGCCTCGTCAATCTTTTTCGGGTTCATGCTCTCCAGACACGTTGGTTACCCTGTCAATACCGCACTTTCCGCGATACTGCTCACCCTCTCTGCATTTCTGATCGGCACGCTCAGGGAGCCTTTAACCTCTCCTGAGGACTACGTGAGGTGGTTGGGGAGGAGGTGA
- the glyS gene encoding glycine--tRNA ligase, which yields MSQIMEMLVRRGFIWQSFEIYGGMAGFIDYAPLGNGLRRKIENLWREFFVVNERSVEIDTPTVGIEEVFIASGHAEGFTDVAIECSECGRVFRADHYVKEKLNLEVDPTIEAVKAVIEEFDLRCECGGKFKEPEHFNLMFETKIGPGRGKKGYLRPETAQGIFIAFKRLSDYFRHKLPFGVAQIGRAYRNEISPRQGVIRLREFNQAELEFFCHPGEKKHPDFHKYADDVVTLVDKFDKEHRITLREAVERGIIAHELLAYFVGKTRRFLLAAGIKDDKLRFRQHKDDERAHYAVDCWDAEVLLSYGWIEVVGIADRSDYDLSRHTKYSKEDLSVFVPYDEPVKVKRKKVVANIAKLGPVFKEKAKKIAEELAKLESAGDEVKVVVDGEEITVTSEFYEVREVEEEIHGEKIVPHVIEPSFGLDRITYAVLEHAFDVDHVDGEERKVLRLKRYLAPVQVAVLPLLSKDRFVEEAERIAESLRESGVYTELDTAGSIGRRYRRYDEIGTPFCVTVDHQTFEDGTVTIRDRDTTSQIRIQKDRIVDVIKELLSSEKDIKEFGEVFRP from the coding sequence ATGAGCCAGATTATGGAAATGCTCGTCAGAAGGGGCTTTATCTGGCAGTCATTTGAGATTTACGGCGGAATGGCGGGTTTCATCGATTACGCTCCTCTTGGAAACGGTCTGAGAAGGAAGATAGAGAACCTGTGGCGAGAGTTTTTCGTCGTGAATGAGAGGAGTGTGGAGATCGACACGCCTACTGTTGGAATAGAGGAGGTTTTCATAGCTTCGGGACATGCTGAGGGTTTCACGGATGTTGCGATAGAGTGCTCTGAGTGCGGTAGGGTGTTTAGGGCAGATCACTACGTGAAGGAGAAGTTAAACCTCGAGGTTGACCCGACAATAGAGGCTGTAAAGGCCGTAATCGAGGAGTTTGACCTGAGGTGTGAGTGTGGTGGAAAGTTCAAAGAGCCCGAGCACTTCAACCTGATGTTCGAGACGAAGATTGGCCCGGGAAGGGGCAAGAAGGGGTATCTCAGGCCTGAAACCGCTCAGGGCATCTTCATAGCCTTCAAGAGGCTCTCAGATTACTTCAGACACAAGCTCCCGTTCGGAGTGGCGCAGATTGGGAGAGCCTACAGAAACGAGATCAGCCCGAGGCAGGGTGTGATCAGGCTGAGGGAGTTCAATCAGGCCGAACTCGAGTTTTTCTGCCATCCCGGAGAGAAAAAGCACCCGGACTTTCACAAGTATGCCGATGATGTGGTCACTCTCGTTGACAAGTTCGACAAGGAGCACAGGATCACCCTGAGAGAGGCTGTGGAAAGGGGAATAATAGCCCACGAGCTCCTCGCCTATTTTGTCGGAAAGACGAGGAGGTTCCTACTCGCGGCGGGTATAAAGGACGACAAGCTCAGGTTCAGACAGCATAAGGACGACGAAAGGGCCCACTACGCAGTCGACTGCTGGGATGCTGAGGTTCTGCTGAGCTACGGGTGGATAGAGGTTGTGGGAATAGCTGACAGAAGCGACTACGACCTTTCGAGGCACACGAAGTACAGCAAGGAAGATCTGAGCGTGTTCGTTCCATACGACGAGCCCGTGAAAGTGAAGAGAAAGAAAGTTGTTGCCAACATAGCAAAGCTCGGTCCCGTTTTCAAGGAGAAGGCCAAGAAGATTGCCGAGGAGCTTGCCAAGCTCGAGTCTGCTGGAGATGAGGTTAAGGTCGTCGTTGATGGAGAGGAGATCACAGTAACCTCGGAGTTCTATGAGGTCAGGGAGGTTGAGGAGGAAATTCACGGGGAGAAGATAGTCCCGCACGTCATCGAACCGTCATTCGGGCTTGACAGAATAACCTACGCAGTCCTCGAGCATGCCTTTGATGTGGACCATGTGGACGGGGAGGAAAGGAAGGTTCTCAGACTGAAGAGATATCTCGCCCCCGTGCAGGTTGCTGTACTGCCACTCCTGTCTAAGGACAGGTTCGTGGAAGAGGCTGAAAGAATTGCCGAGAGCCTGAGGGAGAGTGGAGTTTACACGGAGCTTGACACTGCTGGGAGCATAGGCAGGAGGTATAGAAGGTACGACGAGATCGGCACTCCATTTTGCGTGACTGTGGACCACCAGACGTTTGAGGATGGAACTGTCACGATCAGGGACAGAGACACGACATCCCAGATAAGGATCCAGAAGGACAGAATAGTCGATGTTATCAAGGAGCTCCTGAGCTCTGAGAAGGATATAAAGGAGTTTGGAGAGGTTTTCAGGCCGTAA
- a CDS encoding TIGR00267 family protein, whose amino-acid sequence MERQFVRGFIDGALSVLGVVIGASAGQMDIIISAGIGGGVANGISNIFGALTAERVEEEREFRKIEKSMLVELRDTELYREVRRRVIVRGIVDGMSTILGSLVPVLPFIVAFFMGTGVQAALIASVSLTALSLGVIGIYYGRISRQNLMVSSAKMILMGLVTALISIGIERGVHVFVR is encoded by the coding sequence GTGGAGAGGCAGTTTGTGAGAGGGTTTATAGATGGGGCACTTTCGGTGCTCGGAGTGGTCATAGGCGCATCTGCAGGGCAGATGGACATAATAATCTCCGCGGGAATAGGAGGAGGTGTTGCAAACGGAATCTCCAACATCTTCGGCGCACTCACAGCTGAGAGGGTGGAGGAGGAGAGAGAGTTCAGGAAGATAGAGAAGTCCATGCTCGTGGAGCTCAGAGACACGGAGCTTTACAGGGAGGTGAGGAGGAGGGTTATAGTGAGGGGCATTGTAGACGGGATGTCGACGATTCTAGGAAGCTTGGTTCCCGTGCTACCGTTCATCGTCGCGTTTTTCATGGGGACGGGCGTTCAGGCTGCCCTTATTGCTTCGGTCTCGCTCACGGCTTTATCTCTCGGCGTAATAGGAATTTACTACGGCAGGATCTCGAGGCAGAACCTGATGGTGTCGTCTGCCAAAATGATTCTGATGGGGCTTGTGACGGCCCTGATATCAATAGGGATAGAAAGGGGTGTTCACGTTTTTGTTAGGTGA
- a CDS encoding 3-isopropylmalate dehydratase large subunit, translated as MGKTISEKIFSQAAGKDVRAGEYVFARIDRAMIHDITGPLAIKAFKEIAGEDGKVWDSSRIIIAFDHQVPADSVIAAENHKMLRRFAEEQGILNYDVYEGIAHQVMVEKGHVLPGMVVVGADSHTCMYGALGAFATGIGSTDMGAVFALGKLWFRVPETIRFEINGSLPRRVYSKDVILKIIGTIGADGANYKAAEFAGSAVERMSMSQRFTMTNMAIEMGAKTGIIEPDRETERYLKKAGVEGNLEEWEWLRSDEDAEYFRKLGMDVSDLEPQVAVPHKVDNVVPVSEVEGTKADQVFIGSCTNGRYEDLEIAAEILKGEKVARGTRLIVIPASRAEYMKALREGLIDVFVEAGAIVEFPSCGPCMGGSFGLIASGEVSVSTSNRNFIGRQGSPEGRVYLVSPATAAATAIYGEITDPRKV; from the coding sequence ATGGGTAAAACCATCTCCGAGAAGATCTTCTCACAGGCGGCAGGGAAGGATGTCAGGGCCGGAGAGTACGTCTTCGCCAGAATAGACAGGGCGATGATTCACGACATAACCGGTCCGCTTGCCATTAAGGCGTTTAAGGAGATTGCCGGTGAGGACGGCAAAGTCTGGGACAGCAGCAGGATAATCATAGCCTTTGACCATCAGGTTCCGGCTGACAGCGTTATAGCGGCGGAGAACCACAAGATGCTCAGGAGGTTTGCGGAGGAGCAGGGAATACTGAACTACGATGTTTACGAGGGGATAGCCCATCAGGTGATGGTAGAGAAGGGCCATGTTCTCCCGGGAATGGTCGTCGTCGGGGCTGACAGCCACACCTGCATGTACGGGGCTCTCGGAGCGTTTGCAACGGGAATAGGCTCCACTGACATGGGTGCGGTCTTCGCCCTCGGAAAGCTGTGGTTCAGGGTTCCTGAGACCATCAGGTTCGAGATAAACGGCTCACTTCCGAGGAGGGTTTACAGCAAGGACGTGATCCTCAAGATCATAGGCACAATTGGAGCGGATGGGGCGAACTACAAGGCCGCCGAATTTGCAGGCTCTGCGGTTGAGAGGATGAGCATGTCCCAGCGCTTCACGATGACGAACATGGCGATAGAGATGGGGGCGAAGACGGGCATAATCGAGCCCGACAGGGAGACCGAGAGGTACCTGAAAAAGGCGGGAGTTGAAGGAAACCTCGAGGAGTGGGAGTGGCTGAGGAGCGACGAGGATGCCGAGTACTTCAGGAAGCTTGGGATGGATGTCAGCGACCTCGAGCCTCAGGTGGCGGTTCCCCACAAGGTTGACAACGTCGTGCCCGTGAGCGAGGTTGAGGGAACAAAAGCCGATCAGGTCTTCATAGGCTCATGCACCAACGGCAGGTATGAGGACCTGGAGATCGCTGCGGAGATTCTGAAGGGCGAGAAGGTGGCAAGAGGCACGAGGTTGATAGTGATCCCGGCTTCAAGGGCGGAGTACATGAAGGCCCTCAGGGAGGGGCTCATAGACGTGTTCGTCGAGGCGGGGGCGATAGTCGAGTTCCCCAGCTGCGGACCCTGCATGGGCGGAAGCTTCGGGCTAATTGCGAGCGGGGAGGTCAGCGTCTCGACCTCAAACAGGAACTTCATTGGCAGACAGGGAAGCCCGGAGGGCAGGGTTTACCTCGTCTCCCCAGCAACGGCCGCAGCAACGGCGATATACGGAGAGATAACCGATCCGAGGAAGGTCTGA
- a CDS encoding Sjogren's syndrome/scleroderma autoantigen 1 family protein: MAEDKKISEAVGLLLKGAKMLSHHCPSCYLPLFQQDERVFCPHCKREFTLVEDGGKVTIIAVNGEKENGESATSEAESKSEGRGAADEIAEDTIASVEILLRELAERARGSESIAEIREIVHVMKELAEIYRMLKNL, encoded by the coding sequence ATGGCTGAAGATAAAAAAATTTCGGAAGCTGTCGGTCTTCTCCTGAAAGGTGCGAAAATGCTCAGCCATCACTGTCCAAGCTGCTACCTTCCCCTGTTCCAGCAGGACGAGAGGGTTTTCTGTCCCCATTGCAAGAGAGAGTTCACGCTCGTGGAGGATGGTGGAAAAGTCACGATCATCGCCGTAAATGGGGAGAAGGAGAATGGCGAGAGTGCGACGAGCGAAGCTGAGAGCAAATCCGAGGGTAGAGGGGCTGCAGACGAAATAGCAGAGGATACTATCGCGAGTGTTGAGATCCTGTTGAGGGAGCTTGCCGAAAGGGCCAGAGGTTCTGAGAGCATTGCTGAAATTCGGGAAATTGTCCATGTGATGAAAGAGCTTGCGGAAATTTACAGGATGCTGAAAAACCTCTGA
- a CDS encoding cohesin domain-containing protein produces MIKVVLSLLLLAFAVGTASAELSVKVPDVSCGVGEDVNVPVVVENAQNLGSMDIVISFDPEVVKVKSVGKGELNKGILTSNVGDGVVAISFADSKGIDGDGEVAVISFEALKQGTSELKFESVQAYDVETHVDIKVTSQNGKITVEESSKEKESSPGFEIVIGAVALLGSLALRRRLN; encoded by the coding sequence ATGATTAAGGTTGTGCTTTCCCTGCTACTGCTCGCATTTGCCGTCGGCACGGCATCTGCAGAGCTGAGCGTAAAGGTTCCCGACGTCAGCTGCGGTGTTGGAGAGGATGTGAACGTTCCCGTGGTTGTGGAGAACGCCCAGAATCTCGGAAGCATGGACATCGTCATCTCCTTCGACCCTGAGGTTGTGAAGGTCAAGAGCGTTGGCAAGGGTGAGCTGAACAAAGGCATCCTCACGTCCAACGTGGGAGATGGCGTTGTGGCTATCAGCTTTGCCGACTCCAAGGGCATTGACGGAGACGGAGAGGTGGCAGTCATAAGCTTCGAGGCCCTCAAACAGGGAACAAGCGAGCTGAAGTTCGAAAGCGTGCAGGCCTACGATGTGGAAACCCACGTGGACATAAAGGTCACGTCCCAGAACGGAAAGATAACCGTGGAGGAGAGCAGCAAAGAGAAAGAATCCTCTCCGGGATTCGAGATCGTTATTGGGGCCGTGGCCCTGCTGGGCAGCCTCGCCCTGAGGAGGAGGTTGAATTGA
- a CDS encoding dockerin type I repeat-containing protein, protein MRGKLVSLIFLVAILSATSTAEKLRGDVNGDGKVTSVDALMALQMAVGKLPEDVRADVTGDGTVTAVDAFRILQFAVGDQEELVSEMYGVISGIDVGKVVKDERMNWYITKDDGSVVAVSVVISGGTVKDFRRGELPDPTMRVYTSEDVVRELLKTRDPEVLKRDIGSGKIRLGGVGFASKIKAGIASFLTKFT, encoded by the coding sequence TTGAGGGGCAAGCTGGTCTCCCTAATTTTTTTAGTAGCCATTCTGTCAGCCACGTCCACCGCGGAGAAGCTAAGGGGAGATGTGAACGGAGATGGAAAGGTCACAAGCGTGGATGCGCTTATGGCTCTTCAGATGGCAGTTGGTAAGCTTCCGGAAGATGTCAGGGCAGACGTTACCGGAGACGGGACGGTCACTGCAGTGGACGCGTTCAGAATTCTTCAGTTCGCGGTTGGAGACCAGGAGGAACTCGTCTCGGAGATGTACGGAGTGATCTCGGGAATAGACGTTGGAAAGGTTGTGAAGGACGAGAGGATGAACTGGTACATCACAAAGGATGATGGCTCCGTCGTTGCCGTGAGCGTAGTCATAAGCGGTGGCACGGTTAAGGACTTCAGGAGGGGCGAGCTTCCGGATCCGACGATGAGGGTGTACACGAGCGAGGATGTCGTTAGGGAGCTCCTGAAAACGAGAGATCCCGAGGTGCTCAAGAGAGACATCGGCAGCGGTAAGATCAGACTCGGAGGGGTGGGGTTCGCCAGCAAGATCAAGGCGGGAATTGCCTCATTCCTGACAAAGTTCACATGA